A single region of the Mercenaria mercenaria strain notata chromosome 6, MADL_Memer_1, whole genome shotgun sequence genome encodes:
- the LOC128558103 gene encoding uncharacterized protein LOC128558103, which translates to MEISQQQSKGGVVVVVASPPSVVSDVVDEVDVEVDVDVEVDVDVEVDDDVDVDVDVDVDVEVDVDVEVEVDVDVDVEVEVDVDVDVDVDVEVDVDVDVDVEVDVDVDVDVEVDVEVDVEVDVDVEVDDVVEVDVVIEVVDVVLDVCKSRNKMHHCDVQKPSVSVFT; encoded by the exons ATGGAGa TCTCGCAGCAACAATCAAAGGGTGGagtcgttgttgttgttgcaaGTCCTCCTTCTGTTGTTAGTGACGTTGTTGATGAAGTTGACGTTGAAGTAGATGTTGACGTTGAAGTAGACGTTGACGTCGAAGTAGATGATGACGTTGACGTCGATGTTGACGTTGACGTCGATGTTGAAGTAGATGTTGACGTTGAAGTTGAAGTAGATGTTGACGTTGACGTCGAAGTTGAAGTAGATGTTGACGTCGATGTTGACGTTGACGTTGAAGTAGATGTTGACGTTGACGTCGATGTTGAAGTAGATGTTGACGTTGACGTCGATGTTGAAGTAGATGTTGAAGTCGATGTTGAAGTAGATGTTGACGTTGAAGTAGATGATGTGGTAGAAGTGGACGTTGTCATTGAGGTTGTTGACGTAGTACTCGATGTCTgtaaatcaagaaataaaatgcATCATTGTGATGTACAGAAACCATCTGTATCTGTTTTTACCTAA
- the LOC123549905 gene encoding uncharacterized protein LOC123549905 yields MVRRPCVLVSQQQSKGGVVVVVASPFSVVSDVVEDVDVEEDVEVEVDVDVEVEVEEDVDVEVDVEVDVEVDVDVEVDVEVDVEVDVDVEVDVEEDVDVEVDVEVDVDVEEDVEVEVDVEVEVVKVVLVVVV; encoded by the exons atggtacg GCGACCATGTGTTCTAGTCTCGCAGCAACAATCAAAAGGTGGagtcgttgttgttgttgcaaGTCCTTTTTCTGTTGTTAGTGACGTTGTTGAAGACGTTGACGTTGAAGAAGATGTTGAAGTTGAAGTAGACGTTGACGTTGAAGTAGAGGTGGAAGAAGATGTTGACGTTGAAGTAGATGTTGAAGTAGATGTTGAAGTAGACGTTGACGTTGAAGTAGATGTTGAAGTAGATGTTGAAGTAGACGTTGACGTTGAAGTAGATGTTGAAGAAGATGTTGACGTTGAAGTAGATGTTGAAGTAGATGTTGACGTTGAAGAAGATGTTGAAGTTGAAGTAGACGTGGAGGTCGAAGTTGTTAAAGTTGTACTAGTAGTTGTTGTCTGA
- the LOC123549904 gene encoding mesocentin-like produces the protein MNCIYEWGLKNHFYRCVVVVTLPGKPPFDECSPKTTTTSSTITTSTPSVTSTTSTTSLTTSTPAPTTPDPCCCETRTHGHIVVLATVIDEIPLPDDIISEAPDGTIAVVDAKVVYIVPVPDPDPTTDNKLIKITESTLVPCTDDRDLFVIPIDTETSEPDQATEGDVAKVTEAELVPCSDERDVYVIPIDTDTSGPDQALDGDVMKVTEAELVPCSDERDVFIIPIDTDTSGPDQATDGDEIKVTEAELVPCSDEREGYEIPIPLDTGGPDKATDGSGDTVQVTEAELVPCSDGRSKFKNQVIVFSYCRNVSVISIPLDTNNPGPDKATDDSGGAVQVTEAELVPCSDDREGFEIPIPLDTNILGPDKTADEIDDAVQITEAELLPCADKREVFEIPIPPDREKLTPDKATDGSNLTTNATRVTEAELVPCDDEREVYEIPISTDKDPEPSKAVDGSAKASDATKITEAELVPCDDEREVYEIPISTDTDPEPSKAVDGSARTSDATKISEAELLPCPDEE, from the exons ATGAATTGCATTTATGAATGGGGACTGAAGAATCATTTTTATAGGTGTGTTGTTGTGG TTACATTACCCGGAAAACCACCATTCGACGAATGTTCTCCTAAG ACAACGACAACCAGTAGCACCATAACAACCTCGACTCCGTCTGTAACATCTACTACGTCAACAACCTCTCTCACAACGTCTACTCCTGCGCCCACTACACCAGATCCTTGCTGCTGCGAAACACGTACACATGGACATATAGTGGTGTTGGCTAC GGTAATTGATGAAATACCTTTGCCAGATGACATAATAAGTGAG GCTCCAGATGGAACAATCGCAGTTGTAGATGCAAA AGTGGTATACATAGTACCAGTACCAGACCCTGATCCG ACAACCGACAACAAACTGATTAAAATAACAGAATCAAC GTTGGTGCCATGTACAGATGACAG GGATTTATTCGTAATACCAATAGATACAGAGACATCAGAGCCAGATCAG GCAACAGAGGGTGATGTAGCGAAGGTCACAGAAGCCGA gCTGGTGCCATGTTCAGATGAAAG GGATGTATATGTAATACCAATAGATACAGACACATCAGGGCCAGATCAG GCACTCGATGGTGATGTAATGAAGGTCACAGAAGCCGA GCTGGTGCCATGTTCAGATGAAAG GGATGTATTCATAATACCAATAGATACAGACACATCAGGGCCAGATCAG GCAACCGATGGTGATGAAATAAAGGTCACAGAAGCCGA gCTGGTGCCATGTTCAGATGAAAG agaAGGTTATGAAATACCAATACCATTGGACACAGGTGGACCTGATAAG GCCACCGACGGCAGCGGCGATACAGTTCAGGTTACAGAAGCTGA GCTGGTGCCATGTTCTGATGGAAG atcaaaatttaaaaatcaag TAATTGTTTTTTCATATTGCAGAAATGTATCCGTAATTTCAATACCATTAGATACAAACAATCCAGGGCCAGATAAG gCAACAGACGATAGTGGCGGTGCAGTTCAGGTTACGGAAGCCGA ATTGGTGCCATGTTCAGACGATAG aGAAGGATTCGAAATACCAATACCACTGGATACAAACATACTAGGACCAGACAAG ACAGCAGACGAGATTGACGATGCAGTTCAGATTACGGAAGCCGA GTTGTTGCCTTGTGCAGATAAAAG AGAGGTTTTTGAAATACCAATCCCACCAGACAGAGAGAAACTTACACCTGATAAG GCAACTGACGGCAGTAACTTAACGACTAATGCAACCCGTGTTACAGAGGCCGA attgGTGCCATGTGATGATGAAAG AGAGGTATACGAAATTCCAATATCAACAGACAAAGATCCAGAACCTTCTAAG GCAGTTGACGGCAGTGCTAAAGCCAGTGATGCGACAAagataacggaagcaga attgGTGCCATGTGATGATGAAAG AGAGGTATACGAAATTCCAATATCAACAGACACAGATCCAGAACCTTCTAAG GCAGTTGACGGCAGTGCTAGAACCAGTGATGCGACAAAGATATCGGAAGCCGA ACTGCTGCCGTGTCCAGATGAAGAATAA